A genomic region of Tsukamurella pulmonis contains the following coding sequences:
- a CDS encoding metal-sensitive transcriptional regulator, with translation MSTDIPAVAVERAECCAAQHGYLTDKSRYLMRAKRIEGQVRGIERMIDEDQYCIDILTQISAATSALQGLALALLDDHMRHCVVQAARSDQQELDTKLNEATAAITRLVRS, from the coding sequence GTGAGCACCGATATCCCCGCGGTTGCGGTCGAGCGGGCCGAGTGCTGTGCGGCGCAGCACGGGTATTTGACCGATAAGTCGCGCTATCTGATGCGGGCGAAGCGGATCGAGGGACAGGTGCGTGGCATTGAGCGGATGATCGATGAGGACCAGTATTGCATCGACATCCTGACCCAGATCAGTGCCGCGACGAGCGCCCTGCAAGGGCTCGCCTTGGCGTTGCTGGATGACCACATGCGGCACTGCGTCGTCCAGGCCGCCCGCTCAGACCAGCAGGAACTCGACACCAAGCTGAACGAAGCGACTGCCGCGATCACCCGTCTCGTCCGATCATGA
- a CDS encoding MFS transporter — MSQQRAPRPGLGPTPSPGSSARSLYGNRDYRHLFTAQVVALFGTGMTTVALGLLAYDLAGPRAAAVLGTALTIKMLAYVLIAPLATAYVDRMPRRLLLVSLDLIRASVVLALPWVDQVCQIYVLIAVLQSASAAFTPTFQAVIPDIVANDAQYTLALSASQLASTMESLLSPILAAVALVVMSFHWLFGFTVVGLVLSAVLVVSTSIPDAVSSARGGVFDRTFAGAWIFAATPRLRGVLGLDLAVAGAGAIVMVSTVNLVRDRLGGSQVGVAWLLAASGIGTMVVALVLPRLLDRVPERPVMFTGGGVLVVAAAAATAMVLVPGALLWPAAVVVWSAIGVGMGLVLTPVGQVLRRSSVPADRAAVFAAQFSLSHLCWLITYPIAGWLGSTAGFGSAFAVLAGLSVVGLLVAARAWPRRDPAELEHQHLASATASEHLVDAVAMGDGLYRHRHPFVIDTEHVRWPV, encoded by the coding sequence ATGTCGCAGCAGCGCGCGCCACGACCTGGTCTTGGACCAACGCCGTCGCCGGGTTCGTCGGCGCGGTCGCTGTACGGGAACCGTGACTACCGGCACTTGTTCACTGCGCAGGTGGTGGCCCTGTTCGGGACGGGGATGACGACCGTCGCTCTCGGCCTGCTCGCCTACGACCTGGCGGGGCCGCGGGCCGCCGCCGTGCTCGGGACCGCGTTGACGATCAAGATGCTCGCCTACGTGCTGATCGCGCCACTGGCGACGGCGTATGTGGATCGGATGCCACGGCGGCTGCTGTTGGTGAGTCTGGATCTGATCCGGGCGTCGGTGGTGCTGGCGTTGCCGTGGGTTGATCAGGTGTGTCAGATCTACGTGCTGATCGCGGTGCTGCAGTCGGCCTCGGCGGCGTTCACCCCCACCTTTCAGGCCGTGATTCCCGACATCGTCGCCAATGACGCGCAGTACACGCTGGCGCTGTCCGCCTCGCAGCTGGCATCGACGATGGAGTCTCTCCTGAGTCCGATTCTCGCGGCGGTGGCGCTCGTGGTGATGAGCTTCCATTGGCTGTTCGGGTTCACCGTCGTCGGGCTCGTCCTCTCGGCGGTGCTGGTGGTCTCGACGTCGATCCCGGATGCGGTGAGCAGTGCCCGGGGTGGGGTGTTCGACCGCACTTTCGCGGGGGCGTGGATCTTTGCGGCGACCCCACGGTTGCGTGGGGTCTTGGGTTTGGATCTGGCGGTCGCGGGCGCCGGGGCGATCGTGATGGTCAGCACCGTGAACCTGGTGCGGGACAGGCTTGGTGGTTCGCAGGTGGGGGTGGCGTGGCTGCTCGCAGCGTCGGGGATCGGGACCATGGTCGTGGCGCTGGTGCTGCCGCGGCTGCTCGATCGGGTGCCGGAGCGTCCGGTCATGTTCACCGGTGGCGGTGTGCTGGTCGTTGCCGCCGCGGCGGCAACAGCGATGGTGCTGGTGCCTGGTGCGCTGCTGTGGCCGGCGGCGGTGGTGGTGTGGTCGGCGATTGGGGTCGGGATGGGCCTGGTCCTCACGCCGGTCGGGCAGGTACTGCGCCGCTCGTCGGTGCCCGCTGACCGGGCAGCGGTCTTCGCTGCGCAGTTCTCGCTCTCGCACCTGTGCTGGCTGATCACCTACCCGATCGCCGGATGGCTAGGCTCCACCGCCGGTTTCGGCTCAGCGTTCGCGGTCCTCGCCGGACTATCCGTAGTCGGACTGCTGGTCGCCGCGCGGGCATGGCCGCGACGCGACCCCGCCGAGCTCGAGCACCAGCACCTCGCTTCGGCGACCGCTTCAGAGCATCTCGTCGACGCCGTCGCCATGGGCGACGGCCTTTACCGGCACCGGCACCCGTTCGTGATCGACACCGAGCACGTCCGCTGGCCCGTCTGA
- a CDS encoding heavy-metal-associated domain-containing protein gives MTTSEYQVTGMTCGHCEMSIREEVSLIPGVESIEVSAQTGRLRVTGAQQVTDERVLAAVEEAGYSAVRNP, from the coding sequence ATGACGACCAGCGAATACCAGGTGACAGGCATGACCTGCGGCCACTGCGAAATGTCCATCCGCGAGGAGGTCAGCCTTATCCCCGGTGTCGAGTCCATCGAGGTCAGCGCGCAGACGGGTCGGCTGCGTGTCACGGGAGCGCAGCAGGTGACCGACGAGCGGGTTCTCGCCGCGGTGGAAGAGGCTGGCTACTCGGCAGTGCGCAATCCATGA
- a CDS encoding MFS transporter, which translates to MGAIVGPFSHRDFRLLFSAQIVALLGTGLATVALGLLAYDIAGSSAAVVLGTALTIKMVLYVVIAPVAAAYVDRLPRRAFLIALDLFRAAIVLALPFVTEVWQIYVLIGSLQAASAAFTPTFQAVIPDIITDEREYTTALSASQVAYTMESLVSPVVAALALLVIEFNVLFVGTAIGFVLSAVLVLQAKVPNAKPSGAARPTDRIFAGLRIFTSTASLRGVIAVNFAVAAAGSIVVVNTVNYVRDRLSGSESDVAWMMAASGGGTLAVALAVPRLLDRVTARAVMLTGAGLLTAAATAAVAMAAVDRPSWAVTAVIWLASGAGSALAITPTGKVLRAAVAPANVAAVFAAQFSLSHLAWLIAYPIAGWGATRFGLVPAWGVLALIAGAGAIAAPLLWRRGVVPAGTQVPAPAEEDSAVLPDEAWRHAAAADGTLTECQCTCTQAA; encoded by the coding sequence TTGGGAGCCATCGTGGGGCCTTTTTCTCATCGCGATTTCCGCCTGTTGTTCAGTGCGCAGATCGTTGCGCTGCTCGGCACCGGGCTAGCGACGGTCGCCCTCGGGCTGCTCGCCTACGACATCGCTGGCTCGTCCGCAGCGGTCGTCCTGGGAACGGCGCTGACGATCAAGATGGTTCTCTATGTCGTTATCGCACCGGTGGCGGCGGCGTACGTCGACCGGCTGCCGCGACGCGCGTTCCTGATTGCGCTGGACCTGTTCCGTGCGGCGATCGTGCTGGCGTTGCCGTTCGTCACTGAGGTCTGGCAGATCTACGTGCTCATCGGATCACTGCAGGCGGCGTCGGCCGCGTTCACGCCTACGTTCCAAGCCGTGATCCCCGACATCATCACCGACGAGCGCGAGTACACCACCGCGTTGTCGGCCTCGCAAGTTGCATACACGATGGAGAGTCTGGTCAGCCCGGTCGTGGCAGCGCTGGCGTTGCTGGTGATCGAGTTCAATGTGCTCTTCGTCGGTACCGCGATCGGGTTCGTCCTATCCGCGGTGCTGGTACTGCAAGCCAAGGTGCCCAACGCGAAACCCTCGGGTGCCGCGCGGCCAACGGACCGGATCTTCGCCGGCCTGCGGATCTTCACAAGTACCGCCAGCTTGCGGGGAGTCATCGCGGTCAACTTCGCCGTCGCCGCGGCCGGTTCGATTGTCGTGGTGAACACGGTCAACTACGTCCGTGACCGACTGAGCGGATCCGAGTCCGATGTCGCGTGGATGATGGCGGCGTCCGGCGGTGGAACCCTAGCTGTGGCACTGGCGGTACCTCGCCTGCTCGACCGGGTGACCGCTCGTGCCGTGATGCTCACCGGAGCCGGCCTGCTCACCGCCGCGGCTACCGCGGCGGTTGCCATGGCTGCGGTGGACCGGCCGAGCTGGGCGGTGACCGCAGTGATCTGGCTGGCCAGTGGTGCCGGCTCAGCGCTGGCGATCACCCCGACCGGAAAGGTGCTGCGGGCTGCTGTGGCGCCCGCGAACGTTGCTGCCGTGTTCGCGGCTCAGTTCTCGCTCTCGCACCTCGCTTGGCTCATCGCCTACCCGATCGCGGGTTGGGGGGCCACGCGATTCGGTCTCGTACCCGCCTGGGGGGTACTCGCGCTGATCGCCGGCGCCGGTGCGATCGCCGCGCCGCTGCTATGGCGGCGCGGCGTCGTGCCCGCTGGCACGCAGGTACCGGCCCCCGCGGAGGAAGATAGCGCGGTCCTACCCGATGAGGCATGGCGTCACGCTGCGGCTGCCGACGGGACCCTGACCGAGTGCCAGTGCACCTGCACACAAGCCGCGTAA
- a CDS encoding YHS domain-containing protein yields MTDNAHRQSCCGHTGPGEQSLELTRSARQAGTGGTDTAECPVMTGTVVDKSAAVSKGLYRDFEGTRYYLCCAGCGPRFDADPHKYVTAASA; encoded by the coding sequence ATGACCGACAATGCACACCGACAGTCTTGCTGTGGGCACACCGGCCCCGGCGAGCAGTCGCTCGAGCTGACCCGCAGCGCCCGGCAGGCGGGCACAGGCGGTACCGACACGGCGGAGTGCCCCGTCATGACCGGCACGGTGGTGGACAAGTCTGCCGCTGTCAGCAAGGGCCTCTACCGCGACTTCGAGGGCACGCGGTACTACCTGTGCTGCGCCGGGTGCGGGCCTCGGTTCGACGCCGACCCACACAAGTACGTTACGGCGGCCTCGGCGTGA
- a CDS encoding ArsR/SmtB family transcription factor — protein MGHGIGDEAAAVPGPLDAATAERVATTLQALATPSRLRILSQLRGQAMAVGDLAAAVAMEQSAVSHQLRLLRNLGLVTGVREGRSIVYSLYDSHVAQLLDEAVYHSEHLRMGLADRPATAAATT, from the coding sequence ATGGGACATGGGATCGGCGACGAAGCCGCCGCAGTGCCGGGTCCGCTCGATGCCGCGACCGCCGAACGGGTCGCGACGACGCTGCAGGCGCTCGCCACGCCCAGCCGCCTGCGGATTCTCTCGCAGTTGCGGGGGCAGGCGATGGCGGTCGGTGATCTCGCGGCCGCCGTGGCGATGGAGCAGTCGGCGGTATCGCACCAGCTGCGGCTGCTCCGCAATCTCGGGCTGGTAACCGGTGTGCGGGAGGGCCGCAGCATCGTCTACAGCCTCTACGACAGCCACGTCGCTCAACTCCTCGACGAGGCGGTCTACCACAGCGAGCACCTCCGGATGGGCCTGGCCGATCGGCCGGCGACCGCCGCCGCTACCACCTAG